In a single window of the Zea mays cultivar B73 chromosome 5, Zm-B73-REFERENCE-NAM-5.0, whole genome shotgun sequence genome:
- the LOC109939722 gene encoding zinc finger BED domain-containing protein RICESLEEPER 2, translating to MDLRISEGSGTSTTLDDQSVQSPTRRAKVWEYFEQELVEVDRVMKAVCKYCGTKLTSKRNSGTNSLRNLVADTCPKIPVEDQKRFIATMRKRPGEGSFVFDPRKTRECMVKWCISAEVAFNKFDDPFFAPWMESLQPLFSGVGRQTMRNDCIARFKMMRQELRNELQSLNSRICLTSDLWTSNQKLGYLCLTVHYIDANFILKKKTIAFKDVKYPHTGLAIEEVITKCLIEWGIKEKVFTITLDNASNNQSACDLIRESGRSDMLFGGEHLHVRCCAHILNLLVQDGMAIAHGAFDKIRDLVRHIISSPSRIQAFNEIAERSGLPSKARLILDVPNRWNSTHNMIMEAIEYKVVLKRYAEEQLEPSPDDEEWTNFEAIGEFLGAFEEATKAFSAHRSPTSHLFLHNVLCIHQALRNENWQINCVLEDLALAMDSKFDKYWEKDT from the coding sequence ATGGATTTAAGGATATCTGAGGGTTCTGGTACTAGTACCACCTTGGATGACCAATCGGTACAATCGCCGACCAGAAGGGCAAAGGTTTGGGAGTATTTTGAGCAAGAGTTAGTTGAGGTTGATAGAGTGATGAAGGCTGTTTGCAAATACTGTGGGACGAAGCTAACAAGTAAAAGGAATTCAGGAACAAATAGCCTTAGAAACCTTGTTGCGGATACATGTCCTAAAATTCCAGTTGAGGACCAAAAACGATTCATTGCAACAATGAGAAAAAGGCCAGGAGAAGGTTCATTTGTGTTTGACCCTCGAAAGACTCGTGAGTGCATGGTTAAGTGGTGCATCAGTGCTGAGGTCGCATTCAACAAGTTTGATGATCCTTTCTTTGCCCCGTGGATGGAGTCATTGCAGCCATTGTTCAGCGGTGTTGGGCGTCAGACAATGAGAAATGATTGTATTGCCAGATTCAAGATGATGAGGCAAGAGCTAAGGAATGAGTTACAGAGTCTTAACTCTCGGATTTGCTTGACATCTGATCTTTGGACCTCAAATCAGAAGTTGGGTTATCTTTGCTTGACAGTCCACTACATTGATGCAAACTTTATCTTGAAAAAGAAGACTATTGCATTCAAAGATGTCAAATATCCACACACGGGCCTAGCAATCGAAGAAGTAATTACGAAGTGTCTCATAGAGTGGGGGATTAAAGAGAAGGTGTTTACTATCACATTGGATAATGCCTCCAACAATCAATCAGCATGTGACCTCATTCGAGAAAGTGGACGTTCGGACATGTTATTTGGAGGCGAGCATCTTCATGTCCGATGTTGTGCACATATCTTGAATCTCCTAGTTCAAGATGGAATGGCAATTGCTCATGGAGCATTCGATAAGATTCGTGATCTGGTCAGACATATCATATCCTCACCCTCTCGCATACAAGCTTTTAATGAGATTGCTGAGAGGTCTGGATTGCCTTCAAAGGCCAGATTAATTCTTGATGTTCCAAATCGTTGGAATTCGACACACAACATGATTATGGAGGCCATTGAGTACAAAGTTGTCTTGAAGAGATATGCTGAGGAACAACTTGAGCCTTCACCAGATGATGAAGAGTGGACAAATTTTGAGGCGATTGGAGAGTTTCTTGGGGCATTTGAGGAAGCTACAAAAGCATTCTCAGCACATAGAAGTCCAACATCTCATTTGTTTTTGCATAATGTGCTATGTATCCATCAAGCTCTAAGAAATGAAAATTGGCAAATCAATtgtgtgcttgaggatttggcactaGCAATGGATTCTAAGTTCGATAAATACTGGGAGAAGGATACTTAG